The Nitrosospira lacus genome window below encodes:
- a CDS encoding RtcB family protein yields MDLTQLRQLQPYLWSFPLRPGEKRAEVLLYGTAPLLASMDDKVLEQIGNVASLPGLAGAAMTMPDAHWGYGFPIGGVAAFDAEQGGVISAGGVGFDISCGIRCLRSNLDLHDATPGLTALADILFRAIPAGVGEEGDIKLNPAQLDQVLQDGAHWAVRQGYGNTADLEYIEERGRVAGAIPDNVSELAKKRQRGEMGTLGSGNHYLEVQVVERIHDEDAASAFGLHEGQIIISIHCGSRGLGHQIGTDYLIMLAKAASRLGLPNRELACAPIKSPEGRQYIGAMNAAINCALANRQILTHLTRIACAKAYPHAELETLFDVSHNTCKVETHEINGKDRLLHVHRKGATRAFGPGHAMLPERYRAVGQPVVIGGSMGTGSYILAGASGNQAFASSSHGAGRAMSRNKASARWQGRELISKLAQQGILIRSRSMRGVAEEAPSAYKDVDLVAEATEQAGLARRVAFLRPKVCIKG; encoded by the coding sequence ATGGATCTGACCCAGTTACGCCAGCTGCAACCCTACCTCTGGAGCTTTCCCCTCCGGCCGGGCGAAAAGCGCGCGGAAGTGCTGCTTTACGGTACCGCGCCCTTGCTGGCCAGCATGGATGATAAAGTGCTGGAGCAAATTGGCAATGTCGCTTCTCTGCCTGGCTTGGCTGGTGCCGCCATGACCATGCCGGATGCGCACTGGGGTTACGGATTTCCCATAGGGGGTGTCGCTGCGTTCGATGCTGAACAGGGAGGTGTAATCTCCGCCGGAGGCGTGGGCTTCGATATTTCATGCGGCATTCGGTGCCTGCGCAGTAATCTTGATTTGCATGACGCCACGCCAGGCCTAACGGCGCTTGCAGACATCCTGTTCCGAGCGATTCCCGCTGGCGTAGGGGAGGAAGGAGACATAAAATTGAATCCGGCGCAGCTCGATCAGGTACTTCAGGATGGTGCGCACTGGGCCGTGCGGCAGGGTTATGGCAACACCGCGGATCTTGAATACATAGAGGAGCGCGGTCGTGTTGCCGGCGCGATTCCAGATAATGTATCGGAACTGGCCAAGAAGCGCCAGCGCGGAGAAATGGGCACGCTGGGTTCAGGCAATCACTACCTTGAGGTGCAGGTGGTGGAGCGAATTCATGATGAGGATGCCGCATCGGCTTTTGGCCTGCATGAAGGCCAGATTATAATCTCGATACACTGCGGCTCGCGCGGCCTGGGGCATCAAATCGGTACCGACTACCTCATTATGCTGGCCAAGGCGGCCAGTCGGCTTGGCTTACCTAACCGGGAACTGGCTTGCGCACCGATCAAATCTCCCGAAGGCCGGCAATACATCGGCGCGATGAATGCCGCCATCAATTGTGCGCTCGCCAATCGGCAGATTCTGACCCATCTGACACGCATCGCTTGCGCGAAAGCTTATCCTCATGCGGAATTGGAAACCTTGTTCGACGTTTCGCACAACACCTGCAAGGTGGAAACCCACGAAATAAACGGCAAGGACAGACTGCTCCATGTGCACCGCAAAGGTGCGACGCGCGCATTCGGTCCGGGTCATGCCATGTTGCCGGAACGCTACCGTGCAGTAGGCCAGCCAGTCGTCATCGGTGGAAGCATGGGCACCGGCTCATATATTCTGGCCGGTGCCAGCGGAAATCAGGCGTTCGCCTCGTCAAGTCATGGCGCGGGCCGCGCCATGAGCCGCAACAAGGCATCGGCACGCTGGCAGGGCCGCGAGCTGATCAGCAAACTGGCGCAACAGGGCATACTGATTCGCTCTCGTTCTATGCGGGGAGTGGCGGAGGAGGCTCCAAGCGCATATAAAGACGTCGATTTGGTTGCGGAAGCAACGGAACAAGCAGGGCTCGCGCGCCGAGTCGCTTTTCTTCGACCAAAAGTGTGTATTAAGGGATAA
- a CDS encoding archease codes for MVLIEAEENRPVTAESSRYFEHDADVGIIGCGSTVEQAFEAGAQALFAIVTNLDAVQPTSTVTFEFEETDSEFAFVTWLNLLLGKSRELGMVFSRFHVRHIGNRWRAEASGEKWYAGMERGVEVKGATLTMLSVKQSGSGWEARCVVDV; via the coding sequence ATGGTTTTGATCGAAGCGGAAGAGAATCGACCTGTGACAGCCGAATCTTCACGGTATTTCGAGCATGATGCCGATGTCGGCATTATCGGGTGCGGCTCAACTGTCGAGCAAGCGTTTGAGGCTGGAGCGCAAGCGCTATTTGCCATCGTCACCAATCTTGACGCAGTGCAACCAACGTCTACGGTAACGTTCGAGTTTGAAGAAACCGACTCCGAGTTTGCCTTTGTCACATGGCTCAATCTGTTGCTGGGTAAGTCGCGTGAACTGGGAATGGTTTTCAGCCGCTTCCATGTGCGGCACATTGGCAATCGGTGGCGGGCCGAAGCATCGGGCGAAAAGTGGTATGCCGGAATGGAGCGCGGCGTTGAGGTAAAGGGGGCAACTCTGACGATGCTTTCGGTGAAGCAATCCGGGTCCGGATGGGAAGCGCGCTGCGTTGTGGACGTATGA
- a CDS encoding phosphoribosyltransferase: MVFANRIAAAKQLVAALSEYRDKHPLVLAIPRGAVPMGKIIADELNGELDVVLVRKLRAPGNPEFAIGSVDESGWVYLADYASQVGADKEYIRNEVSTQLETIRQRRSEYTPIRRPIDPAARIVIVIDDGLATGSTMLAALHALRAKQPAELVCAVPVAPPDTLEKVSGNADRVICLSTPRNFSAVAQFYMDFPQVTDEEVITILATSGQAH, encoded by the coding sequence ATGGTTTTTGCAAACCGGATTGCAGCCGCCAAACAACTCGTTGCGGCTCTTTCCGAATACCGGGACAAACACCCGCTAGTACTGGCGATTCCAAGAGGTGCGGTACCGATGGGGAAAATTATTGCCGATGAGTTGAACGGTGAACTGGATGTGGTATTGGTGCGCAAACTGCGCGCGCCCGGGAATCCGGAATTCGCCATTGGTTCGGTCGATGAAAGCGGTTGGGTGTATCTTGCCGATTATGCCTCGCAAGTGGGGGCGGACAAGGAATACATCAGGAATGAAGTTTCCACACAACTGGAAACGATACGGCAGCGCCGATCTGAATATACTCCCATCCGGCGGCCGATTGATCCCGCCGCACGCATAGTCATCGTAATCGATGATGGACTCGCTACCGGTTCGACCATGCTTGCGGCACTGCATGCGCTCAGGGCGAAACAACCCGCTGAGTTGGTGTGCGCAGTACCGGTGGCGCCCCCCGATACACTGGAAAAGGTGAGCGGGAATGCCGACCGCGTAATATGCCTTTCGACACCCAGAAACTTCAGTGCGGTCGCACAATTTTACATGGATTTCCCCCAAGTGACGGATGAAGAGGTTATTACCATTCTCGCTACTTCCGGCCAAGCTCACTGA
- the polX gene encoding DNA polymerase/3'-5' exonuclease PolX → MPSHNADIAAIFEEIASLLEIQGANPFRIRAYRNAARTIGELSTEAYLLVEKNDDLTRFPGIGHDLSAKIKEIAFTGHCSLLDRLHTELPPAVTELLKVPGLGPKRVKHLYQDLDVRTVEQLYCAARDGRIRTLPGFGEKTELNILQAIEAHTHPVRRFKLAVAAQYAEALRSYLGAVPGVTQVTVAGSFRRMREAVGDLDIVVAATPDSAVMQHFIAYDEVAETLAAGATRASIILKCGIQVDLRVVAQENYGAALHYFTGSKAHSIAVRQIAQKLGLKINEYGVYQGKIRIAGESEESIYHAAGLSYIPPELRENRGEIAVARVGRLPQLVELGNLRGDLHVHTKATDGHNTLREMALAGQSHGLEYLAITDHSRGLAVARGLDPGRLARQCMEIDALNEELEGITLLKGIEVDILEDGSLDLPDHVLAQLDLVVGAVHSKFELSRARQTERILRAMEHPHFTMLAHPAGRLIQQRAPCDVDMPRIIREAGRRGCFLELNSHPDRLDLIDIYCRMAKEEGVLVSINSDAHSTFEFDNLRFGIGQARRGWLEKQDVLNTRPLSEIRALINRTM, encoded by the coding sequence ATGCCGAGTCATAATGCCGACATTGCTGCGATCTTCGAGGAGATTGCCAGCCTGCTCGAGATCCAGGGAGCGAATCCGTTCCGTATACGTGCTTACCGTAATGCAGCGCGCACCATCGGCGAGCTTTCTACGGAAGCATACTTGCTCGTGGAAAAGAATGATGACCTGACACGCTTCCCGGGCATTGGTCACGATCTTTCCGCCAAAATAAAGGAGATTGCCTTTACCGGCCACTGCAGCTTACTGGACCGTCTGCACACGGAACTTCCCCCCGCTGTTACTGAACTTCTGAAGGTACCCGGTCTTGGCCCCAAACGGGTAAAGCATCTTTATCAAGATCTGGATGTGCGGACTGTCGAGCAACTCTATTGTGCCGCACGCGACGGCCGCATTCGTACTCTACCCGGCTTTGGCGAAAAGACCGAACTGAATATCCTGCAGGCCATTGAAGCACATACCCATCCTGTACGCCGGTTCAAGCTGGCGGTGGCGGCACAATATGCCGAGGCGCTACGATCATACCTGGGAGCAGTGCCTGGCGTTACACAGGTAACTGTTGCGGGCAGCTTCAGGCGCATGCGCGAGGCCGTTGGAGATCTCGATATTGTGGTTGCGGCAACACCGGATAGTGCTGTCATGCAGCATTTCATTGCCTATGACGAAGTTGCCGAGACGCTGGCGGCGGGTGCCACACGCGCCAGCATCATTCTCAAATGTGGTATCCAGGTCGATCTGCGCGTCGTGGCCCAGGAAAATTACGGCGCTGCCCTGCACTACTTCACCGGTTCCAAGGCACATAGTATCGCGGTCCGGCAGATTGCTCAGAAGCTCGGACTCAAGATCAACGAATACGGCGTGTACCAAGGGAAAATCCGTATTGCGGGCGAAAGCGAGGAATCGATCTATCATGCTGCCGGCCTGTCTTATATCCCGCCGGAACTCCGTGAAAACCGGGGTGAGATTGCGGTGGCGCGTGTTGGACGTCTGCCGCAGTTGGTGGAACTCGGCAATCTGCGGGGCGACCTGCACGTCCACACCAAAGCTACAGACGGCCATAACACGCTACGCGAAATGGCGCTCGCCGGCCAGTCGCATGGTCTGGAATACCTCGCCATCACAGACCATTCGCGCGGTCTTGCCGTCGCGCGCGGTCTCGATCCAGGGCGGCTGGCGCGCCAATGCATGGAAATCGATGCACTTAACGAAGAACTGGAAGGCATTACTTTGCTCAAGGGGATAGAGGTGGATATCCTGGAAGATGGCAGCCTCGACCTGCCGGATCATGTCCTTGCGCAACTCGACCTGGTCGTGGGTGCGGTACATAGCAAATTCGAGCTTTCGCGCGCCAGGCAAACCGAACGCATACTGCGCGCCATGGAACATCCTCATTTTACGATGCTTGCGCATCCTGCCGGACGACTCATCCAGCAGCGCGCACCCTGCGACGTAGACATGCCACGCATTATTCGTGAAGCCGGGCGCCGAGGTTGCTTCCTCGAACTCAATTCCCATCCAGACCGTCTTGATCTCATTGATATCTATTGCCGAATGGCCAAGGAAGAGGGAGTGCTGGTTAGCATCAATTCCGATGCGCACAGTACTTTCGAGTTCGACAACCTGCGCTTCGGCATCGGGCAAGCACGCCGTGGCTGGCTGGAAAAGCAGGATGTACTCAATACTCGTCCACTCAGCGAGATTCGTGCACTCATCAACCGAACGATGTAG